A region from the Mycoplasmopsis bovigenitalium genome encodes:
- a CDS encoding acetate/propionate family kinase → MKKILTINAGSSSLKWALYSYTKLELLAKGLCERIRLDGNIIIKYDNKSYEHKVDMPDHTTAVRELMKLWEKYNIINNFDEIEVIGFRTPYSGHKFLSPVVYDEEVKKGIEEAAKFIPLHAPATLDAVGAFEECLPKVTKVICQDTAFHTTLPEITRNFAINKDWAKKYHIYKFGYHGLSHDYITHKMEKVLNKKKVNIVVAHLGSGSSICAIKDSKSIDITVGFSSYDGLMMGTRAGGIDPGITDYLVRVEGADIQEVQDMMVKKSGLLGISGISNDIRDLHKVYDTDQNAKLAIDMFVARCVDYIANYLNKIGPRIDALVFTAGIGENDNIIRDMIVQGINAHRIKISMPKNNMSYDDYLKISTDGSEFPIYKVKTDEEIVIAKYAKNLMKNKF, encoded by the coding sequence ATGAAAAAAATATTAACAATAAATGCGGGAAGTTCAAGTTTAAAATGAGCTCTTTATTCATATACTAAACTTGAATTACTTGCAAAAGGGCTTTGCGAAAGAATAAGACTAGACGGTAACATTATTATTAAATACGATAACAAATCTTATGAACACAAAGTTGATATGCCAGACCACACAACAGCTGTTCGTGAGTTAATGAAACTTTGAGAAAAATATAACATAATAAACAACTTCGATGAAATCGAAGTAATTGGTTTTAGAACCCCTTATTCAGGTCATAAGTTTTTATCACCAGTTGTTTATGATGAAGAAGTTAAAAAAGGTATTGAAGAAGCTGCAAAATTTATACCTTTGCACGCGCCTGCAACACTAGATGCAGTTGGCGCGTTTGAAGAATGTTTACCTAAAGTTACAAAAGTTATTTGCCAAGACACAGCATTCCACACAACACTACCTGAAATAACAAGAAATTTTGCAATCAATAAAGATTGAGCCAAAAAATACCACATATATAAGTTTGGATACCATGGTTTAAGTCACGATTATATTACTCACAAAATGGAAAAAGTTCTAAACAAAAAGAAAGTTAATATAGTTGTTGCGCACCTTGGATCTGGTAGCTCTATTTGTGCGATTAAAGATTCCAAATCAATTGATATTACAGTAGGATTCAGCTCATATGATGGGTTAATGATGGGAACTAGAGCTGGTGGAATCGACCCAGGTATTACTGATTATTTAGTTAGAGTTGAGGGTGCTGATATTCAAGAAGTTCAAGATATGATGGTTAAAAAATCAGGTTTATTGGGTATTTCTGGAATATCAAACGATATTAGAGATTTACACAAAGTTTATGACACTGACCAAAATGCAAAATTAGCAATTGATATGTTTGTCGCAAGATGTGTTGATTATATAGCAAATTATTTAAACAAAATTGGACCACGTATTGACGCACTTGTCTTTACTGCGGGTATCGGTGAAAACGATAATATAATTAGAGACATGATTGTCCAAGGAATTAATGCTCATAGAATTAAAATTTCGATGCCAAAAAACAATATGTCTTATGATGACTATCTAAAAATTTCGACCGATGGTTCTGAATTTCCTATTTATAAGGTAAAAACAGATGAAGAAATTGTTATTGCAAAATATGCTAAAAATTTAATGAAAAATAAATTCTAA
- the tyrS gene encoding tyrosine--tRNA ligase — translation MKFLDELKTRGILKQISNEEKFNNLEPSKINVYAGFDPTAESLHLGNYIIISVLKRFQKAGFNTIALIGGATGMIGDPSFRDSERKLLNNEQVHLNKSKIKNQLESFGLTVFDNYDIYKNMNILDFLREAGKLVNISYMLAKDSVSSRIERGLSFTEFTYQLLQGYDFLHLYKNHNVRVQVGGSDQWGNITTGLDIISDVVGEKEAKAVGITIDLLTDENGHKIGKSTGGGSLWLDKKMASPFQMYQYLFNKSDAVVEKLLLWLTFIEIDEIKQIMIEHAKNPSNHYAQYKLAFAVVSDIFGEQEAINSLNITKILFDKTFDATQLKVEEIQNLENYLKVANLSIGDNIIDSLIKQNIISSKREAREFIENNALKIDGKSIDESTIYEPQNYSKKYAIFKKGKKQTILLKTV, via the coding sequence ATGAAATTTTTAGATGAATTAAAAACCAGAGGAATATTAAAACAAATTAGTAATGAAGAAAAATTTAATAACCTTGAACCTTCAAAAATTAATGTTTATGCTGGCTTTGACCCAACCGCTGAGAGTCTACACTTAGGAAATTACATTATTATTTCTGTATTAAAAAGATTTCAAAAAGCGGGTTTCAACACTATTGCTTTAATTGGCGGCGCTACTGGAATGATTGGCGATCCTTCGTTTAGAGATTCTGAACGAAAATTATTGAATAACGAACAAGTTCATTTAAATAAATCTAAAATCAAAAATCAGTTAGAAAGTTTTGGTTTAACTGTTTTTGATAACTATGATATTTATAAAAATATGAATATTTTAGATTTTCTAAGAGAAGCGGGAAAATTAGTAAATATTTCGTATATGTTGGCTAAGGATTCTGTTTCATCAAGAATTGAAAGAGGTTTATCATTCACAGAGTTTACATATCAACTATTGCAAGGATATGACTTTTTACATTTATATAAAAACCATAATGTTCGTGTTCAAGTTGGCGGCTCTGATCAATGAGGGAATATAACTACTGGTCTAGATATAATAAGCGATGTTGTTGGTGAAAAAGAAGCTAAAGCAGTTGGGATAACTATTGATTTATTAACCGATGAAAATGGCCACAAAATTGGTAAAAGCACTGGTGGTGGCTCTTTATGGTTAGATAAAAAAATGGCATCTCCATTTCAAATGTATCAATACTTATTTAATAAAAGTGACGCAGTGGTTGAAAAATTATTATTGTGATTAACTTTCATTGAAATTGACGAAATTAAACAAATTATGATTGAACACGCAAAAAATCCTTCAAATCACTATGCACAATATAAACTTGCGTTTGCGGTTGTTAGTGATATTTTTGGTGAACAAGAAGCTATTAATTCCCTTAACATCACAAAGATATTATTTGATAAAACATTTGATGCAACACAGCTTAAAGTTGAAGAAATTCAAAACTTGGAAAATTACTTAAAAGTTGCTAATTTATCAATTGGCGACAACATTATTGATTCATTAATCAAGCAAAATATTATAAGTTCCAAACGTGAAGCAAGAGAATTTATTGAAAACAATGCCCTTAAAATTGATGGCAAAAGTATTGATGAAAGCACCATTTATGAACCACAAAATTACTCTAAAAAATACGCCATCTTTAAAAAAGGGAAAAAACAAACAATATTATTAAAAACAGTTTAG
- the tapR gene encoding TyrS-associated PheT N-terminal domain-related protein TapR, producing the protein MAILINLNKNFNNTYEVVFDCNILTNSIEKINESGTLYVYNFDSETKKVGYVTIVSEKEITSKQWSIVNQNLFDKILANCPTSLVMEDKANIKIGKIVARNTHPKSEKLFILDVDFGTKIDKIVTNTLYTTTEKYLAWYQSGSITPQGMEIKTNEVMGISSDGMLCSAKSLGLNDKENLFENNVIDNIPIELKNEYIGKNIELVYKELLC; encoded by the coding sequence ATGGCTATTTTAATAAACTTAAACAAGAATTTTAACAATACTTATGAGGTTGTATTTGATTGCAACATTTTGACTAATTCAATTGAAAAGATAAATGAATCGGGAACATTATATGTTTATAATTTTGATTCTGAAACTAAAAAAGTTGGATATGTAACAATTGTTAGTGAAAAAGAAATAACAAGTAAACAATGGTCTATTGTGAACCAAAATCTTTTTGATAAGATATTAGCTAATTGTCCAACTTCATTAGTGATGGAAGATAAGGCAAATATTAAAATTGGTAAAATTGTTGCTCGAAACACTCATCCTAAATCAGAGAAATTATTTATACTTGATGTTGATTTTGGCACCAAAATAGACAAAATAGTTACAAATACATTGTATACAACAACTGAAAAATATTTGGCTTGATATCAGTCGGGAAGTATTACTCCACAAGGTATGGAAATCAAAACAAATGAAGTTATGGGTATTTCAAGTGATGGAATGCTATGTAGTGCAAAATCATTGGGTTTAAATGATAAAGAAAACTTATTCGAAAATAATGTAATTGATAATATTCCAATTGAATTGAAAAATGAGTATATTGGTAAAAATATTGAATTAGTTTATAAAGAATTGTTATGCTAG
- the lpdA gene encoding dihydrolipoyl dehydrogenase → MKKAFSEKGVQYTGHIDEEFDVIVVGAGPGGYLAAEELGKSGKKTLIIEKEFWGGVCLNVGCIPTKAMLASAHVIDTIKDAASYGIVANLEDIKIDNQATWVKMHERKAAVVKQISGGVKMLMKGSKVTIAEGTAEWLASHVVKVNDKIYKAQNIIMAMGSRARKLDKLQGFEQGYKDFKVLSSKEAINFDKELPKSVVIVGGGVIGVEFAQVFATAGSKVTIIQNTDSLLTGLDKDVIKEITKHFTARGIEVIYNASTTALNDQKELVYETNGETKTISADVYLIAVGRIPNSQNLENTGVEIGQRQEVIVDEYLRTNVEGVYAIGDLTAQNMLAHVAYQHALTAVAHILGHDVKYELSKPVPGCIYTHPEISIIGITEEKAKELGYDAFSSKYSFGYLGKGIATRDTSGFCKLVVDKATGLILGASIVGANATDYIAEIGLAMEHKLTVSDVTYTTHPHPTFNEIVWEAVRAAHLKMELSK, encoded by the coding sequence ATGAAAAAAGCTTTTAGCGAAAAAGGTGTTCAATACACTGGGCACATTGATGAAGAATTTGATGTAATTGTCGTTGGAGCTGGCCCTGGGGGTTATTTAGCTGCTGAAGAATTAGGTAAATCAGGCAAAAAAACATTAATTATTGAAAAAGAATTCTGAGGTGGTGTTTGTTTAAATGTTGGATGTATTCCAACTAAAGCAATGTTAGCTTCTGCACACGTAATTGACACAATAAAAGATGCTGCTAGCTATGGAATTGTTGCAAACTTAGAAGATATTAAGATTGACAACCAAGCAACTTGAGTAAAAATGCACGAAAGAAAAGCTGCTGTGGTTAAACAAATTTCGGGCGGTGTAAAAATGCTTATGAAAGGAAGCAAAGTTACTATTGCTGAAGGGACTGCTGAGTGATTAGCATCTCATGTTGTCAAAGTTAACGACAAAATTTACAAAGCTCAAAATATTATTATGGCAATGGGAAGCCGTGCGCGTAAACTTGATAAATTGCAAGGATTTGAACAAGGATACAAAGATTTCAAAGTTCTATCTTCAAAAGAAGCAATCAATTTTGATAAGGAATTACCAAAATCAGTTGTTATTGTAGGTGGTGGAGTTATTGGCGTTGAATTTGCACAAGTATTTGCAACAGCAGGCTCAAAAGTAACAATTATCCAAAATACAGATTCATTACTAACTGGATTAGATAAAGACGTTATTAAAGAAATTACAAAACACTTTACAGCTCGTGGAATTGAAGTAATTTACAATGCGTCAACAACAGCACTAAATGATCAAAAAGAGCTTGTTTACGAAACAAATGGTGAAACTAAAACAATTTCAGCTGATGTATATCTAATCGCTGTTGGGCGTATTCCAAACTCTCAAAATCTAGAAAATACAGGTGTTGAAATTGGACAAAGACAAGAAGTTATTGTTGATGAATACCTAAGAACTAATGTTGAAGGTGTTTATGCTATTGGTGATTTAACAGCTCAAAACATGTTAGCACACGTTGCATATCAACACGCATTAACTGCGGTTGCTCATATTTTAGGACACGATGTTAAATACGAATTAAGCAAACCAGTTCCGGGCTGCATTTACACACATCCTGAAATTTCAATTATCGGTATTACTGAAGAAAAAGCTAAAGAACTTGGTTATGACGCATTTTCATCAAAATATTCATTTGGTTACTTAGGAAAAGGTATTGCAACTCGTGACACATCAGGATTCTGCAAACTAGTTGTAGACAAAGCAACAGGGCTAATTCTAGGTGCTTCAATTGTAGGTGCTAACGCAACTGACTATATTGCTGAAATTGGACTTGCTATGGAACATAAACTAACTGTATCAGATGTTACATACACAACTCACCCTCACCCGACATTCAATGAAATTGTTTGAGAGGCAGTAAGAGCAGCACACTTAAAAATGGAATTATCAAAATAA
- a CDS encoding inorganic diphosphatase, which produces MSKNNVIEIKIEIPKGSNIKYEFDRADGQIHVDRILRGDFVYPANYGFIPNALDWDGDELDVLVYSPEKFIPGVVLNARIIGAMKMIDSGETDTKLIAVHADDYRLESINKLEELPEPFLRDVETFFNNYKNWKKPGSTKVTGFEGIEWALEELDECIHLMNEYGKMPKKEFVAKMMKEHPEKYEF; this is translated from the coding sequence ATGTCAAAAAATAATGTTATCGAAATAAAAATTGAAATCCCAAAGGGATCAAATATTAAATACGAATTTGACCGTGCAGATGGTCAAATTCACGTTGATAGAATTTTAAGAGGAGATTTTGTTTACCCAGCTAACTACGGGTTTATTCCTAATGCTCTTGACTGAGACGGTGATGAATTAGATGTTTTAGTTTATTCACCAGAAAAATTCATTCCCGGAGTTGTATTGAATGCAAGAATTATCGGAGCAATGAAAATGATTGATTCGGGCGAAACTGATACAAAATTAATTGCTGTTCACGCAGATGATTATCGCTTAGAGTCAATTAATAAACTTGAAGAGCTTCCTGAACCATTCTTAAGAGATGTTGAAACATTTTTTAACAATTACAAAAATTGAAAAAAACCTGGTTCAACAAAAGTTACAGGTTTTGAAGGTATTGAATGAGCATTGGAAGAACTTGACGAATGCATTCATTTAATGAATGAATACGGAAAAATGCCTAAAAAAGAATTCGTTGCTAAAATGATGAAAGAGCACCCAGAAAAATACGAATTTTAA
- the rbfA gene encoding 30S ribosome-binding factor RbfA has product MSKSINALRKESQLKTMIAQIVTTELTNSNIINPTVVDCELSADSSHAKVFVTFSEKSSDGIEAIRNAAGFIRKTLAHSLDWRKVPELHFELDTVIDGAMKIEKILEQIKHEND; this is encoded by the coding sequence ATGAGTAAAAGTATAAATGCACTAAGAAAAGAAAGTCAACTTAAAACAATGATTGCTCAGATTGTAACAACAGAATTAACTAATTCAAATATTATCAATCCAACTGTTGTTGATTGTGAACTTTCTGCCGATTCTTCACACGCTAAAGTATTTGTAACCTTTAGTGAAAAATCAAGCGATGGAATTGAGGCAATTAGAAATGCTGCTGGTTTTATTCGAAAAACACTAGCGCACTCTCTAGATTGACGCAAAGTTCCTGAACTTCATTTTGAACTAGATACCGTCATTGATGGCGCTATGAAAATTGAAAAAATTTTAGAGCAAATCAAACACGAAAATGACTAA
- a CDS encoding MSC_0775 family lipoprotein, producing the protein MKKYKRILAQLSLIAAFPFVVASCTLQEKQNSQKQDSAQQSNKLLVFDRTQNKEDQNYELYNQVYILSQINEYFENNRNYDLFKYTEGGSPETVEFKNMMANNYMYKYMKFDENQFKTIVKSKFNISDKVLNKLKFKVDYSNVYRDLGNNFDVKVPIIIRLDLENHEKANYPKGLYSQQTINVYLKNVKMTSNEEKNLKELKDSIKDIEALKAQDFTTSINIDDSHKELIQKYGINELNSKQISSIFNIQNKKFSELVEQLKAKNIELKATINKVYFDEKEPNFIRINLRIGAKHNGKEKNFNEFGFNLPVLVNIEKNEYLKQLKLAESIKVKTIVNPDINTDLSKITSDDLLVEFNNESIEKIELDKITSNNFRSASVSLNVKLKNIEKPLKLVKMLGTQNYGLLYSEEFTKNNIQAYNFEMNRLTQELLPSINKDFFGHYKSELFTGGYGTSRSFYSEKVKTPSFLHWGEDYLAPDFQPVLMPFDGELIGVYEIEQKREFEGVGTVALIKVKHDKLNLTPREREIYLDPSVDYVYIGYIHLDGAKTLNNSELGLSSQQYSKSGKNYFVVPQASPKNPISVNKNQIIGFLGNNASNGGWMSHAHVNFYARIKKSTTENYFTKDTRTDISDKRLKDYLNFSDQKNVNYIIHNIGVFGNVLNIKNDVVYPVDPKTGEKIKNSKAIESEILYYKKSLSKYEQEVKRGYSDPNIIFKLRDQRTLSFSVDDTFNIKTQ; encoded by the coding sequence ATGAAAAAGTATAAAAGAATTCTAGCTCAATTAAGTTTAATAGCTGCCTTTCCATTTGTTGTTGCATCATGTACATTGCAAGAAAAGCAAAATTCGCAAAAACAAGATTCAGCACAACAAAGCAACAAATTATTAGTTTTTGACAGAACCCAAAACAAAGAAGACCAAAATTACGAACTTTATAATCAGGTATACATTCTTTCACAAATTAATGAATATTTTGAAAATAATAGAAATTACGATTTATTTAAATACACGGAGGGCGGATCGCCCGAAACTGTTGAGTTCAAGAACATGATGGCAAACAATTACATGTACAAGTACATGAAATTTGACGAAAATCAATTTAAAACTATTGTCAAAAGTAAATTTAATATAAGTGATAAAGTATTAAATAAACTTAAATTTAAGGTGGACTATAGCAACGTTTATAGAGATTTGGGCAATAATTTTGATGTAAAAGTTCCTATCATTATTAGACTTGATTTAGAAAATCATGAAAAAGCGAATTATCCAAAAGGATTATATAGTCAGCAAACGATTAATGTCTATTTAAAAAACGTTAAGATGACAAGCAATGAAGAAAAAAATCTTAAAGAACTTAAGGATTCAATTAAAGACATTGAAGCACTTAAAGCTCAAGATTTTACAACTTCAATAAACATTGATGATTCGCACAAAGAATTGATTCAGAAATACGGAATTAATGAATTAAATTCCAAGCAAATTTCATCCATTTTTAATATCCAAAACAAGAAATTTAGTGAATTAGTAGAACAACTAAAGGCAAAAAATATTGAGCTTAAGGCCACTATCAACAAAGTATATTTTGATGAAAAAGAACCTAACTTCATCAGAATAAATTTAAGAATAGGCGCTAAACATAATGGTAAAGAAAAAAACTTTAATGAATTTGGGTTTAATTTACCTGTTTTAGTAAACATTGAGAAAAATGAATATTTAAAACAATTAAAACTTGCGGAATCAATCAAAGTTAAAACAATTGTTAACCCCGATATAAATACTGATTTATCTAAAATCACAAGTGATGACTTACTGGTTGAATTCAACAATGAAAGTATTGAAAAAATTGAACTAGACAAAATTACTTCAAATAATTTTAGATCTGCGTCAGTTAGTCTTAATGTTAAGTTGAAAAACATTGAAAAACCATTGAAATTGGTCAAAATGTTGGGAACACAAAATTATGGGTTGCTTTACAGTGAAGAGTTCACAAAAAACAATATTCAAGCATATAATTTTGAAATGAATAGACTAACTCAAGAATTGTTACCAAGCATTAATAAAGACTTTTTTGGACACTATAAATCTGAATTATTCACTGGCGGTTATGGAACTTCAAGATCATTTTATTCAGAAAAAGTAAAAACCCCTAGCTTTTTACACTGGGGAGAAGACTATTTGGCTCCTGATTTTCAACCAGTATTAATGCCATTTGATGGCGAATTAATTGGTGTTTACGAAATTGAACAAAAGAGAGAGTTTGAGGGTGTGGGAACTGTAGCTTTAATAAAAGTTAAACACGATAAATTGAATTTAACGCCAAGAGAAAGAGAAATTTATTTAGACCCTTCTGTTGATTATGTTTACATTGGTTACATTCACTTGGATGGAGCTAAAACGCTTAATAATTCCGAACTTGGCTTAAGTTCTCAGCAATATTCAAAAAGTGGCAAAAATTATTTTGTAGTCCCACAAGCTTCTCCAAAAAATCCAATTAGCGTCAATAAAAATCAAATAATTGGTTTTTTAGGAAATAATGCTTCAAATGGTGGTTGGATGTCGCATGCCCATGTTAATTTCTATGCAAGAATAAAAAAATCTACAACAGAAAACTATTTTACCAAAGACACAAGAACTGACATATCGGACAAAAGATTAAAAGATTATTTGAATTTTAGTGATCAAAAAAATGTTAATTACATAATTCACAATATAGGTGTTTTTGGTAACGTGCTGAATATTAAAAATGATGTAGTTTATCCTGTAGATCCTAAAACAGGCGAAAAAATTAAAAACTCAAAAGCTATTGAAAGTGAAATTTTATACTACAAAAAAAGTTTAAGCAAGTACGAGCAAGAAGTAAAAAGAGGATATTCTGATCCAAATATTATTTTTAAACTTCGTGACCAGAGAACTTTATCATTCAGTGTTGATGACACATTTAATATAAAAACTCAATAA
- a CDS encoding MAG4940 family membrane protein: MFNTPGAALKVYWNPTVFSFEIICVFLIVYLLLIWKLIAIMNKKQHNKLFMSSGYIVVIAIAILFPFGLGSIGAKTAIYPFINPFNIITNSIIKGYGVIGQSKQHPAPLLKGIPYIFGGQIIGALVGLILFWVSFKGIKSYFKNNEDYSELKRYSFYHFFKSDTKTNFGSWGTKEIVFIALFVLATTFTGFINKTNYDTDHFQVVLIQILLIGFITIISSYFGYFEFHLLFPLIIIFVQTIELIGLKGYKEARKELRKEYLKSFLRFIFITIVSIIIPILVGFMVIAIKIKQNVNISLS; this comes from the coding sequence ATGTTTAATACACCAGGTGCAGCGCTAAAAGTATATTGAAATCCAACTGTTTTTAGTTTTGAAATAATATGTGTGTTTTTGATTGTTTATTTATTGCTAATTTGAAAATTGATTGCAATAATGAATAAAAAACAACATAATAAATTATTTATGTCTAGCGGTTATATTGTTGTTATTGCCATTGCTATATTGTTCCCATTTGGATTGGGTAGTATAGGAGCTAAAACAGCAATTTATCCATTTATAAATCCATTTAATATAATAACAAATAGCATTATTAAAGGATACGGAGTAATTGGTCAATCTAAACAACATCCCGCACCACTTTTAAAAGGTATTCCATACATTTTTGGCGGACAAATTATTGGTGCATTGGTTGGTTTGATTCTGTTTTGAGTTTCGTTTAAAGGCATAAAAAGCTACTTTAAAAATAACGAAGATTATTCCGAGTTAAAAAGATACAGTTTTTACCATTTTTTTAAAAGTGACACTAAAACAAATTTTGGTTCATGAGGGACAAAAGAAATTGTATTCATTGCGCTTTTTGTTTTGGCAACAACTTTTACAGGTTTTATAAACAAAACTAATTATGATACAGACCATTTCCAAGTTGTTTTAATTCAAATTTTGCTAATTGGATTCATAACAATAATTTCATCATATTTTGGATATTTTGAATTTCACTTGTTATTCCCATTAATTATAATTTTCGTCCAAACTATTGAACTTATAGGATTAAAAGGCTATAAAGAAGCGAGAAAAGAGCTAAGAAAAGAATATTTAAAAAGTTTTTTAAGATTCATTTTTATAACAATTGTTTCAATCATAATTCCAATTTTGGTTGGCTTTATGGTTATAGCCATTAAAATAAAACAAAATGTGAATATTTCACTTTCATAA